In Miscanthus floridulus cultivar M001 chromosome 5, ASM1932011v1, whole genome shotgun sequence, one genomic interval encodes:
- the LOC136451292 gene encoding uncharacterized protein, which translates to MRVKVISRSTDEFTRERSQDLQKVFRNYDPALRSQEKAVEYTRALNAAKLEKIFAKPFVGAMNGHIDAVSCMAKNPNHLKAIFSSSMDGDIRLWDIAARKTVCQFPGHQGAVRGLTTSTDGDLLVSCGVDCTVRLWKVPMLKMVDTSDRTGDNSQPSAVYTWKHAFWGADHQWDGNLFATVGAQVDIWDPDRSEPINSFEWGKDTVLSVRFDPGDCNILITSGSDRSLTLYDLRMSSPARKLIMKTRCNSVCWNPREPMNFTAANEDTNCYSFDARRLDEAKIVHKGHVSAVMDIDYSPTGREFVTGSYDRTVRIFNYLGDHSREIYHTKRMQRVFCVKYTYDGTYLVSGSDDTNLRLWKSKASEQLGVLLPRERKKQEYQDALKERYKHLPEVKRIVRHRHLPKPIYKAAYLRRTMIEAESRKEERRRKHSAPECMAVQPFRKRRIIKEVE; encoded by the exons ATGAGGGTGAAGGTGATTTCGCGCTCCACGGACGAGTTCACGCGCGAGCGCAGCCAGGACCTGCAG AAAGTATTCCGCAACTATGATCCAGCGCTTCGTAGTCAAGAGAAAGCTGTTGAATACACTCGAGCACTTAATGCTGCAAAGTTAGAGAAG ATATTTGCTAAGCCATTTGTTGGAGCTATGAATGGGCATATTGATGCGGTATCATGCATGGCAAAAAACCCCAATCATTTGAAAGCAATATTTTCTAGTTCAATGGATGGAG ATATTCGCCTTTGGGACATTGCTGCGAG GAAGACAGTTTGCCAGTTCCCTGGACACCAGGGTGCTGTAAGAGGTTTAACAACATCCACGGATGGTGATCTTCTTGTATCATGTGGCGTTGACTGCAC TGTTCGGCTCTGGAAAGTTCCGATGCTTAAAATGGTGGACACCAGCGACCGTACTGGAGATAATTCCCAG CCATCAGCAGTCTACACCTGGAAGCATGCATTCTG GGGTGCTGACCACCAGTGGGATGGTAATCTTTTTGCAACTGTTGGTGCTCAAGTTGATATATGGGATCCTGACAG GTCGGAGCCAATAAATAGCTTTGAGTGGGGTAAAGATACGGTTCTTTCTGTGCGATTTGATCCTGGAGATTGTAATATTTTGATTACATCAGGCAG TGATCGGAGTCTAACACTCTACGACCTGCGCATGTCatctccagctagaaagctaATAATGAAG ACAAGGTGCAATTCAGTATGCTGGAACCCTAGAGAGCCCATGAACTTCACTGCT GCAAATGAAGACACAAACTGTTATTCGTTTGATGCTAGAAGGCTGGACGAAGCCAAAATTGTTCACAAAGGCCATGTTTCAGCAGT GATGGATATTGACTACTCTCCAACAGGGCGTGAATTTGTTACTGGTTCCTATGATAGAACA GTAAGGATTTTTAATTATCTTGGAGATCACAGCAGAGAGATTTACCACACCAAGAGGATGCAAAG GGTGTTTTGTGTGAAGTACACCTACGACGGGACCTATCTAGTCTCTGGCAGTGATGATACAAATCTTCGGCTATGGAAGTCCAAAGCTTCGGAACAACTTGGAGTT CTTCTTCCACGGGAGCGTAAAAAGCAAGAGTACCAGGATGCTTTGAAGGAGCGGTACAAGCACCTCCCAGAAGTCAAGCGGATTGTAAG GCACAGACACCTGCCGAAGCCAATCTACAAGGCAGCCTACCTACGGCGCACGATGATCGAAGCTGAAAGCCGCAAAGAGGAAAGAAGGCGAAAGCACAGCGCTCCGGAGTGCATGGCTGTGCAGCCCTTCAGGAAGCGAAGAATCATCAAAGAAGTTGAGTAG